GCCGCCCACCCCGCTCTCGTGTGCGCATCCCAATCATCGCCGCGCATCGTCCGAATCGCGTCGGCCGAGCCGCATCTCCCACGCCGGATCGGACCGACGCACGTCCGATCGACATCTCCGAAACCGCATCTCCCGAGTGCGTCTTGTAGAAAACGTCCGCGCCCGCATCTCCGGTCGTGCTAAAGAGAATGCATCGCTGGATCGGGACGGTTGCTCGGGGGAAGCATTCCGGATGCGATGAATCGCACCCCACCGCGGCGTGCGGCGCCGCATCTCGTTGGGAGATGACGGGTTGAGCGCCTGGTGCCGGCGGTGCTACGAGACCTCGGGCTGCGCGATGGCGAGGCCGGCGCGGTGCATCCGCATGCCGCGCAGGCTGATGCGCTCGGCCTGGCGCAGGAGGGTGAGCGCGACGTCGAGGGCGGCCGCCACGTCGGCCGTGCCGCCTTCGTCCAGGTCGCGCGACCCGGTCTCGCGGTGGACGAGGGCCTCCACCTCTTCGCGCAGGATGCCGAACTCGCGCCGGAGCGCGTCGTCGTCCCAGCCCAGGCGCGAGCGCTGGGCGCCGTGGCGTTCGGAGATGACCTTCTGGATGTCGTTGCCGTCCTGCATCAGCTCGGGCTCGCCGCCGCCTTCGTCGAGCGTGACCAGCGACAGGCCGATGTCCACGAGGAAGGTGGAGGTGTGGTCCTCGAGCTGCGCGCGGTCCAGCTCGGCGCCCGCCGGGATGGCCGGGTCGTCGCGCAGGCGGTCGCCCACGCGGTGCGTGAGCGTGTCGGCGCAGCGGGCCAGCAGGTAGCCCACGTCCGCCAGCCCCGGCACCTGGCGCGGCCGGAAGGCGGTGGTGGCGGACTCGCCCGGCGCGCGGCTGAGCGGCAGGTACAGGCAGAAGCGCGAGCCACGCCCCTCCTCGCTGCTCACGGTCAGGTCGCCGCCCATGAGCCGCGACAGCCGCCGGCTGATGGTGAGCCCCAGCCCGGTGCCGCCGCTGCTGCGGGTGTAGCCGCTCTCCACCTGCACGAACGGGTCGAAGATGGCGCCCAGCTTCACCGCCGGGATGCCGATGCCGCTGTCGGCCACGGTGACGGAGACCCAGGGTCCCTCGCCGCGGGCCTGCGCGTCTACCGGGTGCGCCTCCAGCCCGCAGGTGACGACCACCTCGCCGCCGGGCTCGGTGAACTTGACGGCGTTGGAGAGCAGGTTCGCCAGGATCTGCCGCACGCGGTCCTCGTCGCCGCAGAAGGCTGCTCCGGGCAGGCACTCCACGCGCTCCTCCAGGCGCACGCCGCGCTCGGCGGCCTGCGTGGCGACGAGCGAGAGGGCGGAGCGCACGGCGGGGAGCAGCGGCACGGGGTCGCTGTCCACCTCCACCTGGCCCGCCTCGATCTTGGCGAAGTCCAGGATCTCGTTCACCAGGCCCAGCAGGTGCCGGCTGCTGGACCGCACGCGCTGAAGGTAGGCGTGCTGCGCCTCGCTCACCGGGCCGCCCAGCCCCATCTCCAGCAGGTCGGTGTAGCCGATGACGGCGTTGATGGGCGTGCGGATCTCGTGGCTCATGTTCGCCAGGAACTGGCTCTTGGCCAGGTTGGCGCTCTCGGCGGCGCGGCGGGCGGCCTCGGCCTCGGCGGTGGCGGCCTCGGCCTGGCGGCGGGCGCGCACCTGGCCGGTGACCTCCACGGCGTGCACCAGCACCCCGTCCACCGTGCCGGCCGAGTCGAAGAGCGGCTGGTAGACGAAGTCGAACACGGCCTCCTCCAGGCCTCCGCCCCCGCCGGGCCCGAACAGCACGGGCTTCTCGGTTCCCGTCACCGGCCGGCCGCCGGCGTACACGCGGTCCAGCAGCTCGAACAGGCCCTGCCCCTCCAGCTCCGGCAGCGCCTCGCGGATGGGCAGGCCGGCCAGCTCGCGTCCCCCGGCGAGGCGGCGGTACGCGGGGTTGGCGAACTCCACCACGTGCCGCGGGCCGCGGAGCACCGCGATGAGCGCGGGCGCGTGCTGGAAGATGCTGCGCAGCCGCAGCCGCTCGGCGTCGGTCTCCGCCAGCGCCTCGTCGCGCTCGTCCTTCAGCTCCTCGCGCTCGGTCACGTCGACCGAGACGCCCACGATGCCCACCAGCGCGCCGGACTCATCCATCACCGGCGTGTCGGTGACGCGCGCGGGGAAGGTGCTGCCGTCGCGGCGGCGCACCGGGAACTCGCCGGACCAGCGCAGCCCGTGCCGCAGGCGGTCCATGATCTCCTCGGCCTGTCCACGCGCGAACTCGCCGGGGGTCACGTCCAGCACGTCGCGGCCCAGCACCTCGGCGGCGCTCCAGCCGTACAGGCGCTCGGCGTGGCGGTTCCAGAAGGTGATCCGCCCCTGGGCGTCGGTGGCCACCACGGCCTGCTCCACCGCGTCCAGCAGGTCGGCGGGGTCGAGGCCGCCGGCGGGGAGCGGGTCGCGGGGCAGTGCGTCCGGCTGGACCTGGGTCGTCATCGCTCGTGGTTCCGGGAATGCGCGCCGGTGCCTCCCCGCCGGGTGGCGGGGAGACCGGGAACACGCAGCCCCTGCAAGTCCGGCACCGCCCGGCGCCGATGCGCATCCAACGCGTTGTCGTACAAGCAGATGCGGTGGACCATCGGTCGGTGCCATGCACTCGCCTCCGCATCGCAGCGGTCGCGGGTGCATGGCCGTGCGTACTCCGTCGGCTGACGCGCGGGCCCCGCGGGCTTTCCATGCGGAAAGCCCGGTTCAGGTCCATCAAGAGGTGGGTCTGGAGCTCGTTCGCCGCGGGAAGGATGCGGCCGAGCCGGTCGGGGAGGGCGTTCGGGAGATGCGGTGCGGGCCCCGGGGAGGCGCCGCGCGTGCGGGGCTCAGCCGACGGGGACGGCGGGGCCCACGATGCGCTGCACCTCGGCCAGCACCAGGCGGGGCTCGATGGGCTTGGCGAGATAGCCGTCGAAACCCGCGGCGGTGGCGCGCTCGCGGTCGGCCTCCATTGCGTGCGCGGTGAGCGCCAGCACCGGCACGGCCGAGGTGAGGGTGGACGCGCGGATGCGCTCCAGCGCGCCGTAGCCGTCCAGCCGGGGCATGGAGAGGTCCATCAGCACCAGGGCGGGCTGGTGGGCCTCGGCCAGGCGCGCGCCCTCCTCGCCGTCCACCGCCTCCAGCACCGTGTAGCCGAAGTGCTCCAGGAGCGTCCGGTAGATGGTGCGGTTGTCCTCGTTGTCTTCTACCACCAGGATGGTCTGGCTCATCGCCCTTGCCGAAAGCGGGTGCCGCGCGCGCCGGAGCGCCCACGCACGGAGGTCTGTTGACGCCGCGACGAGTAGCCCGCGCAGCGGATGGTTTTTGGGTAGGAAACCAGCTCCGCCGGAGAGCGCGGAGCAACGCAGAGGAAGACAGCCTATGAATTTAGAACGTTTGCGAGAAAACGCCAGTTCCCGCCTTCGTGCCCATCCAAGCTCCCGGTCACCTCACCGCGCCGTGCCGAAGAAGCCCTGTTGACGGGATGACGCCTATCTCGCCCGGAACGTCATCTTTTCCCTATTCAGCCGGGGCGCGCCAGCGTGTCGGTGTGGATCGGGCGAGCGTATACCCGCGCCGCGTCCGCCGGTTCGGACGGATGCGTAACAGGAGCGTTGCCGGCCAATCCGTGGGTGGCGTGGAGGCCCCCTCCCCCAGCCCCTCCCCCAAAACTGCCTGGGGGAGGGGAGCCTGGTCCACGGCTGGGGCAGGGTTGGCGCACGATTTAGCAGGAGGGGATGGAGATGCGAAGCCCGGCGGAGGTACATCCCCAAATCCGATCTAAACTGCGCGCCAACAAGCAGTTCTCCCCTCTCCCGCTCGCGGGGGAGGGGCCGGGGGAGGGGGCACCTTTTCAGCAGCGAAACCGCCCGAATGTCGAGAGAAAAAGCCGCGGGAGATGCCGTCGGCCGATCGATTTTCCGGCCTGGAGATGGCGCGTGTAGGTCAGCCGGCGGCGGGGCGGGGGGCGACGATGCCGGCGCGGGAGAGGTGGCCCTCCAGGTCGTCGTCGGGGTGGGTGTCCCAGCCTTCGGGGATGGGGGCCAGGCGGCGCTTCTCGGCGTCGCACTGGAAGCAGAGCCAGCCGCCGGACAGCTCCGGCGCGGTCATGTGCGTGCGGAAGCCCAGCGTCTTGCCGGGGACCACGTCCCACGCCTGCCACACCGTGCCGTCGGACGCGGTGAACTCGCGGTGGGCCATCGTTCAGGCCGCGCCGGGGTCGCGGCGCGGAAGGCCGCCGGGGGTCTTCATCCTTGCTCTCCCTCTTCCTCGCCGCCGCCCGCGGGGTGCGGCGTGGCGGGGATGCACAGCGTGAAGCGCGAGCCCTGGCCGGGCTCGCTCTCGACCCACACGTCGCCGCCCATGAGCCGCGCCAGCCTGCGGCTGATGGCCAGGCCCAGGCCCGTGCCGCTGGCGCTGCGGGTGTGCCCGGTGTCGGCCTGCACGAAGGGCTCGAAGATCTCGGCCTGCTTCGCGGCGGGGATGCCGATGCCGGTGTCGGTCACGGTGATGCACGTCCAGGGCCCCGGCGCCGTGGCGGCCGCCCCCGCGGGGACCTCGGCCAGGGTGCGGCACTCGGCGGTGACGCTGCCGCCGGGGGGCGTGAACTTCACGGCGTTGGAGAGGAGGTTGGCGACGACCTGCTGCACGTGCTGGGTGTCGCCCAGGTACAGCGCGGGGTCGCCCGTGCACGTCTCTCCCAGGCGCACGCCCTTCGCCTCGGCCTGCGGGCGCACCAGGGCGAGCGCGGCGTCCACCACGCGCGCGGCGCTGCCCGTCTCCCGCGCGGCCGTCATCCGCCCCGCCTCCACCTTCGCCAGGTCCAGCACGTCGTTGACGATGCCCAGCAGGTGCCCGGCGCTGCCCAGCATCCGCCCGATCTGCGCCCGCTGCGCCTCGTTGACCGGCCCCGCGAGCCCCATCTCCAGCAGCTGCCCGTAGCCGATGATGGCGTTGATGGGGGTGCGGATCTCGTGGCTCATGGTGGCCAGGAAGTCGGACTTGGCCCGGTTGGCGGCCTCGGCCTCGGCGCGCGCGGCCTCGGCGCGGCGCAGGAGGCGGGCGTTGTCGACGGCCACGGCGGCGCGGCGGGCGAGCTCTTCGGCCAGCGCCAGGTCGGCCTCGCCGAAGCGGCGGCCGGACTCGGCGGTGACGAAGGTGACGACGCCCAGCACGGCGCCGCGGGACACGAGGGGCACCAGCATGGCCGAGGTGAAGCCCACCTCGCGCATCACCGCCAGGTGCTGTTCGTCGCGCGCGGCGCCGGCCAGCATCTCGTCGGTGATCTGCGGATAGAGCTGCGCGCGGCCGTCGCGCAGCACCTCGGGCAGGCCGTGGGGGGCGGACATGTCCACCGGGTAGCGGTCGCGCAGCTCGCGCGCCCAGCGCACCTTGTGCGGGTCCACGTGGGCCACGGCCAGCTGGCGCAGCGCGCCGTCCTCGTCCACCACGTCCACCGAGCACCAGTCGGCCACGCGCGGCACGGTCAGGCGCGCCACGCTGGCCAGGGTGTCGTGGTAGTCGAGCGACGACGCCAGCAGCTCGCCGGTGCGGTTCAGGAAGGCGGCGCGCTCGGCGGCGGCCTGGGCGTCGGCGCGGGCGCGCTGCTCGGCCTGGAAGAGCCGGGCGTTCTCCAGCGCCACCGAGGCGCGCCGGGCGACCTCTTCGGCCAGCACCAGGTCGGCCTCGCCGTACGTGCGGTCCTCGCTGGTGGAGGCGAACGAGAGGACGCCGGCCGTGCGCCCGCCGACGGCCAGGGGCACGGACACGTACGAGCGGAAGCCGATGCGCTCCAGCACGCGAAGGTGCTCGGGGTCCCGGGCCACGGAGGCGAAGGCGCCCGGCGGGATGCCGGGCACCAGCTCGGGCCGGCCCGTGCGCAGGACCTGCGCGGTGCCCATGGGCGCGTCGGGGTCGATGGGCCAGCGCTGCATGGACTCCCACGCCAGCCGCACCTGGGCCGGGTCGTCGTGGGCCACGGCCACGGGGCGGATGCGGCCGTCGTCGTCCACCATCTCCACGAAGCACCAGTCGCCCAGGCGGGGCACGGCCAGGCGCGCCACCGTCTCCAGCGTGGCCTGCGGGTCCAGCGAGGCGCCCATCTCGGAGCCGGCGCGGGCCAGGAACTCCAGGCGCGCGGCGGCGGCCTCGGCGTCGCGGCGGGCGGCCTGCTCCTGCGCAAGAAGGCGGTCGCGCTCGGCCTCGGCCTCGCGCAGGGCGTGCACGTCGTTGAAGGTGCCCACCCACTCGCGGATGCCGCCCCCGCCGTCCAGCACCGGCACGCCGCGGGCGGCGTACCACCGGTACGAGCCGTCGCGCATGCGCAGCCGGTAGTGCGCCTCGTACGGCGCCCGCCTGGCGTGCGAGCCGCGCCACACCTCCTCCACCCGCGGCCGGTCTTCGGGGTGCAGCGCGTCGAGCCAGCCGGAGCCGCGCACCTCTTCCGGCGTCTGCCCGGTGAGCTCGCGCCAGAAGGGCATGTCGTCCACCTCGCCACGGCCGTCGGTGCTCCACACCATGTGCGTGCTGGCCTC
The Longimicrobiaceae bacterium genome window above contains:
- a CDS encoding ATP-binding protein — its product is MTTQVQPDALPRDPLPAGGLDPADLLDAVEQAVVATDAQGRITFWNRHAERLYGWSAAEVLGRDVLDVTPGEFARGQAEEIMDRLRHGLRWSGEFPVRRRDGSTFPARVTDTPVMDESGALVGIVGVSVDVTEREELKDERDEALAETDAERLRLRSIFQHAPALIAVLRGPRHVVEFANPAYRRLAGGRELAGLPIREALPELEGQGLFELLDRVYAGGRPVTGTEKPVLFGPGGGGGLEEAVFDFVYQPLFDSAGTVDGVLVHAVEVTGQVRARRQAEAATAEAEAARRAAESANLAKSQFLANMSHEIRTPINAVIGYTDLLEMGLGGPVSEAQHAYLQRVRSSSRHLLGLVNEILDFAKIEAGQVEVDSDPVPLLPAVRSALSLVATQAAERGVRLEERVECLPGAAFCGDEDRVRQILANLLSNAVKFTEPGGEVVVTCGLEAHPVDAQARGEGPWVSVTVADSGIGIPAVKLGAIFDPFVQVESGYTRSSGGTGLGLTISRRLSRLMGGDLTVSSEEGRGSRFCLYLPLSRAPGESATTAFRPRQVPGLADVGYLLARCADTLTHRVGDRLRDDPAIPAGAELDRAQLEDHTSTFLVDIGLSLVTLDEGGGEPELMQDGNDIQKVISERHGAQRSRLGWDDDALRREFGILREEVEALVHRETGSRDLDEGGTADVAAALDVALTLLRQAERISLRGMRMHRAGLAIAQPEVS
- a CDS encoding response regulator, with the protein product MSQTILVVEDNEDNRTIYRTLLEHFGYTVLEAVDGEEGARLAEAHQPALVLMDLSMPRLDGYGALERIRASTLTSAVPVLALTAHAMEADRERATAAGFDGYLAKPIEPRLVLAEVQRIVGPAVPVG
- a CDS encoding ATP-binding protein — encoded protein: MPAAAPPPPKPAAPPQPPRPAALRYGFALLTTAVALAVSLLLRTYITPTLFIFFFASVIVAAWYGGRGPSLLATALTVPLANYFLLEPRSSFALHPSDVARLAAFAAVALLISAMRGSLDRALAAADARAREARGMAEQLEDQTAELEQQIDATQLMAAELEQSNEALYEASAQVEAARERADGARAAVEDVFESITDAFFAVDAAFRFTYVNRRAEQVVGRPRGELLGRSLWDEFPTLVGTGYETRLRAALERREPAHFEAFERGLGIWTEMHAYPTSAGLAIYYQDVTARHRAQEELRRSEERYRSLVEASTHMVWSTDGRGEVDDMPFWRELTGQTPEEVRGSGWLDALHPEDRPRVEEVWRGSHARRAPYEAHYRLRMRDGSYRWYAARGVPVLDGGGGIREWVGTFNDVHALREAEAERDRLLAQEQAARRDAEAAAARLEFLARAGSEMGASLDPQATLETVARLAVPRLGDWCFVEMVDDDGRIRPVAVAHDDPAQVRLAWESMQRWPIDPDAPMGTAQVLRTGRPELVPGIPPGAFASVARDPEHLRVLERIGFRSYVSVPLAVGGRTAGVLSFASTSEDRTYGEADLVLAEEVARRASVALENARLFQAEQRARADAQAAAERAAFLNRTGELLASSLDYHDTLASVARLTVPRVADWCSVDVVDEDGALRQLAVAHVDPHKVRWARELRDRYPVDMSAPHGLPEVLRDGRAQLYPQITDEMLAGAARDEQHLAVMREVGFTSAMLVPLVSRGAVLGVVTFVTAESGRRFGEADLALAEELARRAAVAVDNARLLRRAEAARAEAEAANRAKSDFLATMSHEIRTPINAIIGYGQLLEMGLAGPVNEAQRAQIGRMLGSAGHLLGIVNDVLDLAKVEAGRMTAARETGSAARVVDAALALVRPQAEAKGVRLGETCTGDPALYLGDTQHVQQVVANLLSNAVKFTPPGGSVTAECRTLAEVPAGAAATAPGPWTCITVTDTGIGIPAAKQAEIFEPFVQADTGHTRSASGTGLGLAISRRLARLMGGDVWVESEPGQGSRFTLCIPATPHPAGGGEEEGEQG